In Corylus avellana chromosome ca2, CavTom2PMs-1.0, the following proteins share a genomic window:
- the LOC132172024 gene encoding ferritin-like catalase Nec2 produces MARAFSAVVLFLITLKVSQVIGAVNHCGPIVANDTDQIQFALNLEFLEAEFFLYGALGKGLDSFEPTFAHGGPPPVGARKANLDPLVRRIIEEFGYQEVGHLRAIITTIGGIPRPLLDLSPHNFAKLFDEAVGVKLNPPFDPYSDSVHYLLASYVIPYVGLVGYVGTIPNLSKKTSRSLVASLLGVESGQDAVIRTLLYERGNQKVLPYDITVADFTNKISELRNKLAMCGIKDEGIEVPLFLGAEQRTNSNILSADPNSLSYARTQPEILRIIYGSGSEYKPGGFYPNGGTGNIAKSFLRKA; encoded by the exons ATGGCCAGAGCTTTCTCCGCCGTCGTTCTCTTTCTTATTACATTGAAAGTTAGCCAAGTGATTGGTGCTGTCAATCACTGCGGGCCAATTGTAGCAAATGATACTGACCAGATTCAATTTGCTCTTAACCTTGAATTTCTCGAAGCTGAATTTTTCCTGTATGGTGCACTTGGTAAAGGGCTTGATAGCTTCGAACCAACTTTTGCTCATGGTGGTCCGCCTCCCGTTGGTGCTAGGAAGGCCAATCTTGACCCTCTAGTTCGCCGGATCATTGAGGAATTTGGATATCAAGAAGTTGGTCATCTCAG GGCTATTATCACAACAATAGGAGGAATTCCAAGGCCGCTGTTGGATCTTAGCCCTCATAATTTTGCAAAACTATTTGACGAAGCAGTTGGTGTCAAATTGAATCCTCCATTTGACCCTTACTCAGACTCAGTCCACTATCTCTTAGCCTCTTATGTGATTCCCTATGTTGGACTGGTGGGTTATGTTGGCACCATTCCAAACCTTTCTAAGAAAACTTCTCGCAGT TTGGTGGCATCGCTTTTGGGCGTGGAGTCAGGACAAGATGCAGTTATACGAACACTGCTATACGAGAGAGGCAACCAAAAGGTGTTGCCATACGACATCACCGTAGCAGATTTTACAAACAAAATCTCTGAGCTCAGAAACAAGCTGGCCATGTGTGGCATCAAAGATGAAGGCATAGAAGTACCTCTCTTTCTTGGAGCTGAACAACGTACGAACAGCAACATTCTTTCCGCCGATCCTAATTCCCTTTCATATGCTCGAACACAGCCAGAAATCTTGAGGATAATATATGGAAGTGGTAGCGAGTACAAACCTGGTGGCTTTTATCCTAATGGTGGAACTGGGAACATCGCAAAGAGCTTTCTTCGCAAAGCTTAG
- the LOC132171885 gene encoding heavy metal-associated isoprenylated plant protein 36-like isoform X2 translates to MATKPPEEAPETLKYQTWVLKVSIHCEGCKKKVKKVLQGIEGVYTTTVDSQQHKVTVTGNVEADTLIKKLLRSGKHAELLPEKKEKKSGKQKNNEKPKDQKNIEEDGGDGEQKTADSEGGEMDNEDGENEEGGGEINGGGGEGGGEGAGKKKKKKKKKKAQTGNPINAGGEHPGDAPGGNFIPGAPHDLAPPMAAMNLSPPRQHVYQYPPPMINYPTPPPYGMSYNTAYPTTSTSSYYVQPMHANTYSRPEFYPTPAAASSHPIDHHPFNEDDDESGCSIM, encoded by the exons aTGGCAACCAAGCCACCTGAAGAAGCCCCAGAAACCTTAAAATACCAG ACATGGGTCTTGAAAGTCTCAATCCACTGCGAAGGCTGCAAGAAGAAAGTCAAGAAAGTTCTTCAAGGCATCGA aggtgtttaTACGACCACGGTGGATTCTCAGCAGCATAAGGTGACAGTGACCGGCAACGTGGAAGCAGATACTCTTATCAAGAAGCTTCTGAGATCAGGAAAGCACGCGGAGCTTTTGCctgagaagaaggagaagaagtcCGGAAAACAGAAGAATAACGAGAAACCGAAGGACCAGAAAAATATCGAAGAAGATGGCGGCGATGGCGAACAAAAAACTGCTGACAGTGAGGGCGGCGAGATGGATAACGAGGACGGTGAAAATGAAGAGGGTGGTGGAGAAATTAATGGcggaggaggagaaggaggaggagaaggagctgggaaaaagaagaaaaagaagaagaagaagaaagcgcAAACTGGCAATCCCATCAATGCCGGCGGTGAGCATCCCGGCGATGCACCAGGTGGAAATTTCATCCCGGGGGCTCCCCATGACCTGGCCCCACCTATGGCGGCGATGAATCTCAGCCCTCCACGTCAGCACGTGTACCAATATCCACCACCAATGATCAATTACCCCACTCCTCCTCCATACGGAATGAGTTACAACACGGCGTACCCTACCACTAGCACTTCTTCATATTATGTCCAGCCCATGCACGCTAATACGTACTCTCGCCCGGAGTTCTACCCGACGCCGGCGGCGGCGTCATCTCATCCGATCGATCATCATCCCTTCAACGAAGACGATGATGAAAGTGGATGCTCAATCATGTGA
- the LOC132171885 gene encoding heavy metal-associated isoprenylated plant protein 36-like isoform X1 — MATKPPEEAPETLKYQTWVLKVSIHCEGCKKKVKKVLQGIEGVYTTTVDSQQHKVTVTGNVEADTLIKKLLRSGKHAELLPEKKEKKSGKQKNNEKPKDQKNIEEDGGDGEQKTADSEGGEMDNEDGENEEGGGEINGGGGEGGGEGAGKKKKKKKKKKAQTGNPINAGGEHPGDAPGGNFIPGAPHDLAPPMAAMNLSPPRQHVYQYPPPMINYPTPPPYGMSYNTAYPTTSTSSYYVQPMHANTYSRPEFYPTPAAASSHPIDHHPFNEDDDESGCSIM, encoded by the exons aTGGCAACCAAGCCACCTGAAGAAGCCCCAGAAACCTTAAAATACCAG ACATGGGTCTTGAAAGTCTCAATCCACTGCGAAGGCTGCAAGAAGAAAGTCAAGAAAGTTCTTCAAGGCATCGAAG gtgtttaTACGACCACGGTGGATTCTCAGCAGCATAAGGTGACAGTGACCGGCAACGTGGAAGCAGATACTCTTATCAAGAAGCTTCTGAGATCAGGAAAGCACGCGGAGCTTTTGCctgagaagaaggagaagaagtcCGGAAAACAGAAGAATAACGAGAAACCGAAGGACCAGAAAAATATCGAAGAAGATGGCGGCGATGGCGAACAAAAAACTGCTGACAGTGAGGGCGGCGAGATGGATAACGAGGACGGTGAAAATGAAGAGGGTGGTGGAGAAATTAATGGcggaggaggagaaggaggaggagaaggagctgggaaaaagaagaaaaagaagaagaagaagaaagcgcAAACTGGCAATCCCATCAATGCCGGCGGTGAGCATCCCGGCGATGCACCAGGTGGAAATTTCATCCCGGGGGCTCCCCATGACCTGGCCCCACCTATGGCGGCGATGAATCTCAGCCCTCCACGTCAGCACGTGTACCAATATCCACCACCAATGATCAATTACCCCACTCCTCCTCCATACGGAATGAGTTACAACACGGCGTACCCTACCACTAGCACTTCTTCATATTATGTCCAGCCCATGCACGCTAATACGTACTCTCGCCCGGAGTTCTACCCGACGCCGGCGGCGGCGTCATCTCATCCGATCGATCATCATCCCTTCAACGAAGACGATGATGAAAGTGGATGCTCAATCATGTGA
- the LOC132171619 gene encoding ferritin-like catalase Nec2, whose translation MAKAFSAIVLFLVTLEVSQVIGAVNYCRPIVANDTDQIQFALNLEFLEAEFFLRGALGKGLDSFAPTFARGGPPPVGARKANLDPLVGRIIEEFGYQEVGHIRAIITRIGGFSRPLLDLSPQNFAKLFDEAFGFTLSPPFDPYLNSVHYLLASYLIPYVGLVGYVGTIPNLSTKNSLSFVASLLGVESGQDAVIRTLLYERGNQKVLPYNITVAEFTNKISGLRNKLAMCGNKDEGIEVPLALGAENRTNSNILSADPNSLSYARTPPEILKIVYGTGSEYKPGGFYPNGGGGNIAKSFLRKA comes from the exons ATGGCCAAAGCTTTCTCCGCCATCGTTCTCTTTCTTGTTACATTGGAAGTTAGCCAAGTGATTGGTGCTGTCAATTACTGTAGGCCAATTGTAGCAAATGATACTGACCAGATTCAATTTGCTCTTAACCTTGAATTCCTTGAAGCTGAGTTTTTCTTGCGTGGTGCACTTGGTAAAGGGCTCGACAGCTTCGCTCCAACTTTTGCTCGTGGTGGTCCACCTCCCGTCGGTGCTAGGAAGGCCAATCTTGACCCTCTAGTTGGCCGGATCATTGAGGAATTCGGATATCAAGAAGTTGGTCACATCAG GGCTATAATTACAAGAATTGGAGGATTTTCAAGGCCGTTGTTGGATCTTAGCCCTCAAAATTTTGCAAAACTATTTGATGAAGCATTTGGTTTCACATTGAGCCCTCCATTCGACCCTTACTTGAACTCAGTCCACTATCTCTTAGCATCTTATTTGATTCCCTATGTGGGACTGGTGGGTTATGTTGGCACCATTCCAAACCTTTCTACCAAGAATTCTCTCAGT TTTGTGGCATCGCTTTTGGGTGTGGAGTCAGGACAGGATGCAGTTATACGAACACTCCTATATGAGAGAGGCAACCAGAAGGTGCTGCCATACAACATAACAGTAGCAGAGTTTACAAACAAAATCTCTGGGCTCAGAAACAAGTTGGCCATGTGTGGCAACAAAGATGAAGGCATAGAAGTACCTCTCGCTCTTGGGGCTGAAAACCGTACAAATAGCAACATTCTCTCTGCTGATCCTAATTCTCTTTCATATGCTCGAACGCCACCAGAGATCTTGAAGATAGTATATGGAACTGGCAGCGAATACAAACCCGGTGGCTTTTATCCTAATGGTGGAGGTGGAAACATCGCAAAGAGCTTTCTTCGCAAagcttag
- the LOC132170622 gene encoding bifunctional protein FolD 2: MASPSEHKATIIDGKAIAQTIRNEIAAEVHHLSQKYNKVPGLAVVIVGNRKDSQSYVGMKRKACAEVGIKSFDIDLPEQVSEAEVVSKVHELNTNPDVHGILVQLPLPKHINEEKVLTEISIEKDVDGFHPLNIGKLAMKGREPVFLPCTPKGCVELLSRSGITIKGKKAVVVGRSNIVGLPVSLLLLKADATVTVVHSHSHNPESIIREADIIIAAAGQAMMIKGSWIKPGAAVIDVGTNAIDDPSKKSGYRLVGDVDFQDACKVAGWITPVPGGVGPMTVAMLLKNTLDGAKRVMEH, from the exons ATGGCGTCACCGTCAGAGCACAAGGCCACCATAATCGATGGCAAAGCCATCGCCCAAACCATCCGCAATGAAATCGCCGCCGAAGTCCACCATCTCTCCCAGAAATACAACAAG GTCCCGGGACTGGCTGTGGTGATTGTGGGCAACAGGAAAGATTCTCAGAGCTATGTGGGTATGAAGAGAAAGGCATGTGCCGAGGTTGGGATCAAGTCCTTTGACATAGACCTTCCGGAGCAAGTTTCTGAAGCTGAGGTGGTCAGCAAGGTTCACGAGTTAAATACAAATCCTGATGTACATG GCATATTGGTGCAGCTTCCATTGCCGAAGCATATAAATGAAGAGAAAGTTCTGACTGAAATCAGCATTGAGAAGGATGTAGATGGCTTTCATCCGCTGAACATTGGCAAGCTCGCAATGAAAGGCAGAGAACCCGTGTTCCTTCCTTGCACCCCCAAG GGATGTGTTGAACTTCTGTCACGGAGTGGTATAACTATTAAGGGAAAGAAAGCGGTAGTGGTGGGCCGAAGTAACATAGTTGGATTGCCAGTTTCATTACTGCTTCTGAAAGCAGATGCTACCGTCACCGTAGTCCATTCACATTCTCATAACCCTGAAAGTATCATTCGTGAAGCGGACATTATTATTGCAGCAGCAGGACAAGCAATGATG ATCAAGGGTAGTTGGATCAAACCTGGTGCTGCAGTTATTGATGTTGGGACAAATGCTATTGACGATCCGAGTAAGAAGTCAGGTTATAGGCTAGTTGGAGATGTTGATTTCCAGGATGCCTGCAAGGTAGCTGGATGGATAACTCCTGTTCCTGGTGGCGTTGGCCCAATGACTGTTGCAATGCTACTCAAGAATACTTTGGATGGTGCTAAGCGTGTGATGGAACATTGA